In Rhodamnia argentea isolate NSW1041297 chromosome 11, ASM2092103v1, whole genome shotgun sequence, one genomic interval encodes:
- the LOC115739415 gene encoding uncharacterized hydrolase YugF-like isoform X1, translating to MAKCFSFAETRNRCFRFSFSRAGLKSATTDLGDGTVMHCWVPKTYKPSKPNLLLLHGVGANAMWQWNEFISPFIARFNVYVPDLLFFGDSYTTRPERTEQFQAQCVAGVLKAHGVRKTNVVGISYGGFVAYSLAAQFPEMVEKLVLCCAGVCMEDKDMEDGMFPVKSVDEAVSFLFPQTPEKVKEMLKVVFYKPAVNMPSCFMQDFIDVMCTEYLQERTELVDALHKDRKMSNLPKINQPTLIIWGEYDKVFPLALGHRLKRHLDESAQLVVIKDCGHAMNVEKPKEMYKHIKSFLVGPQLSPKKANQSNGQKVD from the exons ATGGCAAAGTGCTTCAGCTTTGCAGAGACAAGGAACCGATGCTTCCGCTTCTCCTTCTCCCGGGCGGGCCTGAAGTCGGCCACCACCGACCTCGGCGACGGCACCGTCATGCACTGTTGGGTCCCCAAGACGTACAAGCCCAGCAAGCCCAACTTGCTCCTCTTGCACGGCGTCGGAGCCAACGCAATGTGGCAGTGGAACGAGTTCATCTCGCCCTTCATCGCCAGGTTCAACGTGTACGTGCCTGATCTCTTGTTCTTCGGCGATTCCTACACGACCCGGCCCGAGCGGACCGAGCAGTTTCAGGCTCAGTGCGTCGCAG GAGTCTTGAAGGCTCACGGAGTGAGGAAGACGAATGTGGTGGGGATAAGTTACGGCGGGTTCGTGGCGTACAGCTTGGCGGCGCAGTTCCCAGAGATGGTGGAGAAGCTGGTTCTTTGCTGTGCAGGGGTGTGTATGGAGGATAAGGACATGGAGGATGGGATGTTCCCG GTGAAGAGCGTGGACGAGGCCGTGAGTTTCCTGTTCCCGCAGACGCCGGAGAAGGTGAAGGAGATGCTCAAGGTTGTGTTCTACAAGCCGGCGGTGAATATGCCCTCTTGCTTTATGCAGGATTTCATTGAT GTTATGTGCACGGAGTACCTTCAAGAAAGGACAGAGCTGGTCGATGCCTTACACAAAGATAGGAAGATGTCTAATCTTCCCAAAATTAACCAG CCGACACTGATAATCTGGGGGGAATATGATAAAGTCTTTCCATTGGCATTGGGTCACAGATTAAAGAG GCATCTGGATGAAAGCGCACAACTAGTGGTTATAAAGGATTGTGGTCATGCGATGAATGTAGAGAAGCCGAAAGAGATGTACAAACACATCAAGTCGTTCCTCGTGGGTCCACAACTTTCACCTAAGAAGGCAAATCAAAGCAATGGCCAGAAGGTGGACTAA